A single window of Paenibacillus sp. FSL H8-0537 DNA harbors:
- the comER gene encoding late competence protein ComER, whose amino-acid sequence MKVGFIGTGTMGSLLIEALIASGALESDQISVSNRTFAKAQALADRYAGLQAEASNARAAFGKDIVFLCIKPHEFKKVIDDISSVVRPEQLLVSITSPVLLSHLEEVVPCKVAKVIPSITNHVWSGASLCIYGSRIHSEDKERLESLLAFISEPLQIDESYTRVVSDLSSCGPAFISCLLEQFVDAAVEETGIDREEALKVASAMLLGTGLLLTEGGLTPADVQARVAVPGGITAQALKLLRCETDDVFNRLIRTTHAKFHDDVAKVSISFYGEEVNGQ is encoded by the coding sequence ATGAAAGTTGGATTTATTGGAACGGGAACGATGGGCAGTCTGCTCATTGAAGCATTAATCGCTTCGGGAGCGCTGGAATCCGATCAAATTTCCGTCAGCAACCGCACTTTCGCCAAAGCACAGGCACTCGCTGACCGCTATGCCGGGCTTCAAGCAGAAGCGAGCAATGCACGTGCCGCATTTGGCAAGGATATTGTGTTTCTTTGCATTAAGCCGCATGAATTTAAAAAGGTCATCGACGACATATCGTCTGTCGTAAGGCCTGAGCAGCTGCTAGTTTCGATTACAAGCCCGGTTCTGCTCTCGCACCTTGAGGAAGTAGTGCCCTGCAAAGTGGCCAAAGTCATTCCGAGCATTACAAATCATGTATGGAGCGGCGCTTCCTTATGTATTTATGGCTCCCGCATCCACAGCGAAGACAAGGAACGACTCGAATCGCTGCTCGCCTTTATCAGCGAGCCGCTGCAAATTGATGAATCCTATACGCGAGTCGTATCGGATCTGTCAAGCTGCGGTCCAGCGTTTATTTCCTGTCTGCTGGAGCAGTTCGTGGACGCAGCGGTTGAAGAGACGGGCATTGACCGCGAGGAAGCGCTCAAGGTGGCCAGCGCCATGCTGCTCGGAACAGGATTGCTCCTGACTGAAGGAGGACTTACGCCAGCTGATGTGCAGGCGCGAGTAGCCGTCCCCGGAGGCATAACCGCACAAGCTCTGAAATTGCTTCGCTGTGAGACCGATGATGTATTCAACCGGCTTATCCGTACGACTCATGCCAAATTCCATGACGATGTCGCCAAAGTTTCCATATCTTTCTACGGAGAAGAGGTGAACGGTCAATAG
- a CDS encoding lipoate--protein ligase, whose product MRFVSNKHITDPALNLALEEYILRSLPPEDDYLLFYINEPSIIIGKNQNTMEEINPRYVEENNIHVVRRLSGGGAVYHDEGNLNFSFIMSDDGQSFHNFKKFTEPVVKALAALGVQAELTGRNDIQVGERKISGNAQFSARGRMFSHGTLLFDSEIENVVSALKANPEKYVSKATKSIRSRVANISEFLAAPITIEDFRQSVLASIFEGSEEIPFYELTEEQWADIRELAQTRYRNWDWNYGRSPAFNMRQTKRIEGAGTFDVRLQVEEGLIVDAAVYGDFFGRGESSEFAKQLIGQRYEAAALGKLLGEIDLGYYFGKVTKDDLMGLIFE is encoded by the coding sequence ATGCGTTTTGTAAGCAACAAACATATAACAGACCCTGCGCTTAATTTGGCGCTGGAAGAATATATTTTACGGTCGCTGCCGCCAGAGGACGATTATTTACTGTTTTATATTAATGAGCCTTCCATTATTATTGGCAAAAACCAAAATACAATGGAAGAAATCAACCCGCGCTATGTAGAGGAAAATAATATCCATGTCGTGCGCCGGCTGTCCGGCGGCGGGGCCGTGTATCATGACGAAGGTAATTTAAATTTCAGCTTCATCATGAGCGACGATGGCCAATCGTTCCATAATTTCAAAAAATTCACCGAGCCTGTCGTAAAGGCACTAGCCGCGCTTGGCGTTCAGGCCGAGCTTACGGGTCGCAACGATATTCAAGTAGGCGAACGAAAAATTTCCGGCAACGCGCAGTTTTCGGCACGGGGCAGAATGTTCAGCCATGGCACCTTGCTGTTTGATTCCGAAATTGAAAATGTCGTATCGGCTTTAAAAGCGAATCCCGAAAAATATGTGTCGAAAGCGACAAAATCGATTCGCAGCCGCGTGGCCAACATTTCCGAGTTTCTTGCAGCACCTATTACAATTGAAGACTTCCGCCAAAGCGTGCTTGCTTCCATTTTTGAAGGCAGTGAGGAAATTCCTTTTTACGAGCTGACTGAGGAACAATGGGCAGATATCCGCGAGCTGGCACAGACGCGATATCGCAACTGGGATTGGAATTATGGCCGGTCGCCAGCATTCAATATGCGCCAGACGAAGCGGATAGAAGGAGCTGGCACATTCGATGTGCGTCTCCAAGTTGAGGAAGGCCTGATTGTGGATGCCGCTGTATATGGCGATTTCTTCGGCCGTGGCGAGAGCAGCGAATTTGCAAAGCAGCTTATTGGCCAGCGTTACGAAGCTGCTGCGCTTGGCAAGCTGCTTGGCGAGATCGATTTAGGCTATTATTTCGGCAAAGTGACGAAGGACGACTTAATGGGCCTGATTTTCGAATAA
- the leuS gene encoding leucine--tRNA ligase, with translation MSQDQQPQGYNPLMVEPKWQKYWDENKTFATKEEAGKPKFYALDMFPYPSGSGLHVGHPEGYTATDIVSRYKRLRGFNVLHPMGWDAFGLPAEQHALDTGQHPREITFKNIDNFRRQIKSLGFSYDWDREFSTTDPDYYKWTQWIFIQLYNKGLAYVAEVPVNWCEALGTVLANEEVIDGLSERGNHPVVRKPMRQWVLKITEYAERLLEDLEELDWTESIKDMQRNWIGKSTGAEVTFAIEGHDANLVVFTTRPDTLFGATYCVLAPEHELVAQITTADQKAAIEAYQLTASRKSDLERTDLAKEKSGVFTGAYAINPVNGEKTPIWIADYVLAGYGTGAIMAVPGHDTRDWEFATQFGLPIVEVVQGGDISKEAYTGDGAHVNSDLLNGLNNEEAIAKMISFLEEKGSGHGKVTYRLRDWLFSRQRYWGEPIPILHLEDGTMKPVPEDQLPLLLPDVDAIKPSGTGESPLANVTEWVNTIDPETGMKARRETNTMPQWAGSCWYYLRFIDPKNDKEICSLEKQREWLPVDLYIGGAEHAVLHLLYARFWHKVLYDLGVVETKEPFHKLVNQGMILGTNNEKMSKSRGNVINPDEIVSEFGGDTLRLYEMFMGPLEATKPWNTNGVEGSFRFLSRVWRLFIGDDGSLSSKVSDAETTEAFKRTWHRTIKKVTDDFEHLRFNTAISQLMIFVNEAYKTEVLPREAMADFVKMLSPLAPHIAEELWEKLGGTGTITYESWPVWEEAWTVDQEVEIVVQVNGKIIERLSIAADTDEAEMERLAKELGKVQELITGKTIRKVVAVKGKIVNIVAN, from the coding sequence ATGAGTCAAGATCAGCAACCGCAAGGCTATAATCCACTGATGGTAGAGCCGAAATGGCAAAAATATTGGGATGAGAACAAGACGTTCGCAACGAAGGAAGAAGCGGGCAAACCGAAATTTTATGCACTCGATATGTTCCCTTATCCATCCGGTTCTGGCCTGCACGTCGGTCATCCGGAAGGCTATACGGCAACGGATATCGTGTCGCGTTACAAGCGTCTGCGCGGCTTTAACGTCCTGCACCCGATGGGCTGGGATGCATTTGGCCTTCCTGCAGAGCAGCATGCACTGGATACAGGGCAGCATCCGCGTGAGATTACATTTAAAAATATCGACAATTTCCGTCGTCAAATCAAGTCGCTCGGCTTTTCCTACGACTGGGATCGCGAGTTCAGTACGACTGACCCGGATTATTATAAATGGACGCAGTGGATTTTCATCCAACTGTATAACAAAGGCCTTGCTTATGTAGCTGAAGTTCCGGTTAACTGGTGCGAAGCGCTGGGAACCGTGCTTGCCAATGAGGAAGTGATTGATGGACTAAGCGAACGCGGCAACCATCCAGTTGTACGCAAGCCAATGCGCCAATGGGTATTGAAAATTACCGAATATGCGGAGCGCCTGCTGGAGGATCTGGAGGAGCTTGATTGGACGGAAAGCATCAAGGATATGCAGCGCAACTGGATCGGCAAGTCTACAGGCGCCGAAGTGACGTTTGCTATTGAGGGCCATGATGCGAACCTTGTTGTGTTCACGACGCGTCCGGATACTTTGTTCGGTGCTACTTATTGCGTGCTGGCGCCTGAGCATGAGCTGGTTGCCCAAATTACGACAGCGGATCAAAAGGCAGCTATTGAGGCTTATCAGCTGACAGCTTCCCGCAAGAGCGATTTGGAGCGTACTGATTTGGCGAAGGAAAAATCCGGCGTGTTCACGGGTGCTTATGCGATTAATCCGGTCAATGGCGAGAAAACGCCAATCTGGATTGCCGATTATGTATTGGCTGGCTATGGCACAGGTGCGATTATGGCTGTTCCAGGCCATGATACGCGCGACTGGGAATTTGCAACGCAGTTCGGACTGCCCATTGTGGAAGTCGTGCAAGGCGGAGATATTTCCAAAGAAGCTTACACTGGCGACGGTGCGCATGTAAATTCCGATTTGCTGAATGGGCTTAACAATGAAGAGGCGATTGCAAAAATGATTAGCTTCCTCGAAGAAAAAGGCAGCGGTCATGGCAAAGTGACCTACCGTCTGCGCGATTGGCTGTTCAGCCGCCAGCGTTATTGGGGAGAGCCGATTCCAATTTTGCATCTGGAAGATGGCACAATGAAGCCTGTTCCAGAGGACCAGCTTCCGCTGCTGCTGCCGGATGTAGATGCGATTAAGCCTTCGGGTACAGGGGAATCGCCGCTTGCGAATGTAACGGAATGGGTCAATACGATTGATCCGGAAACGGGCATGAAAGCACGCCGCGAAACGAACACGATGCCGCAATGGGCGGGCAGCTGCTGGTACTACCTGCGCTTTATCGATCCGAAAAACGACAAGGAAATTTGTTCGCTGGAGAAGCAGCGCGAATGGCTTCCGGTTGACCTGTATATCGGCGGAGCGGAGCATGCTGTGCTTCATCTGCTGTATGCGCGCTTCTGGCATAAAGTATTGTATGATCTTGGCGTAGTTGAGACGAAGGAGCCTTTCCATAAGCTCGTTAACCAAGGGATGATTTTGGGCACGAACAATGAGAAAATGTCCAAATCCCGTGGCAACGTCATTAACCCCGATGAAATTGTATCGGAATTCGGCGGAGACACGCTGCGTTTGTATGAAATGTTCATGGGGCCGCTGGAAGCAACGAAGCCTTGGAACACGAACGGCGTAGAAGGATCTTTCCGTTTCCTAAGCCGTGTATGGCGCCTGTTCATCGGTGATGATGGCAGCTTGAGTTCGAAAGTTTCGGACGCTGAAACGACGGAGGCATTCAAGCGCACATGGCACCGTACGATCAAAAAAGTAACCGATGACTTTGAGCATCTGCGTTTTAACACGGCAATCAGCCAGTTGATGATTTTTGTCAATGAAGCTTATAAAACCGAAGTGCTGCCGCGCGAAGCAATGGCTGATTTTGTGAAAATGCTGTCCCCGCTTGCGCCGCATATTGCGGAAGAGCTGTGGGAGAAGCTGGGCGGAACAGGGACGATTACTTATGAGTCCTGGCCGGTATGGGAAGAGGCTTGGACGGTTGACCAAGAGGTTGAAATCGTCGTTCAAGTTAATGGAAAAATCATTGAGCGCCTGTCGATAGCGGCAGACACGGATGAAGCCGAAATGGAACGTCTTGCGAAGGAGCTAGGTAAGGTGCAGGAGCTTATCACAGGCAAAACCATCCGCAAGGTCGTAGCTGTAAAAGGTAAAATCGTCAATATCGTTGCCAATTAA
- a CDS encoding VanZ family protein, translating to MKQAGGNSGSFAQKVTAALIVVYTMGLIYAMFFGFGRQAGSSAELRYNIIPFSTIKLYVTNFYHINLGDWIINMGGNIVVFVPFGLALPIVFRLRLGKTLLSFLLFITLLEVLQMLTRRGSFDIDDILMNSVAVVLGYGIVVWFRKQ from the coding sequence TTGAAGCAGGCAGGCGGAAATTCCGGTTCCTTTGCACAAAAAGTGACAGCCGCTCTTATCGTTGTGTATACGATGGGGCTCATTTATGCGATGTTTTTTGGCTTTGGCCGGCAGGCGGGCAGCAGTGCGGAGCTTCGATATAATATCATTCCGTTTTCGACTATCAAGCTGTATGTAACGAACTTTTATCATATAAACCTTGGCGATTGGATCATTAATATGGGCGGCAACATTGTCGTGTTCGTACCTTTTGGCCTCGCGCTTCCAATTGTTTTTCGCTTGCGGCTGGGCAAGACACTGCTGTCGTTTCTGCTGTTTATTACGCTGCTGGAAGTGCTGCAAATGCTCACGAGGCGCGGCAGCTTCGACATCGATGATATACTCATGAACAGCGTCGCTGTTGTGCTTGGTTACGGCATTGTTGTCTGGTTTAGGAAGCAATAA
- a CDS encoding ComEA family DNA-binding protein, whose translation MRQRAKGKQYGKGSDAKRTIMAVCLLLACGLLGAAIFMPKEQAPSGWTTLNEAVEAALPPEQGSESGSAGVKREAGEGIGLGKQADAEGQQVNAAANGSSGKQTSSGGGDGGNGSGKLSAAGGIAEGTSSSGAESAEKMIQDGESVDAGGAAEAGAGTSNGISGQNSNENGNVAGNGSGAVGAGQSETGEGIATSSTDSGKLDINRATAEELDDLKGIGPAKAKAIVEDRDKNGRFTSVDDLRRVKGIGPKLLQGMKDSIVANP comes from the coding sequence ATGAGGCAACGAGCGAAGGGGAAGCAATATGGGAAAGGTTCGGATGCTAAGCGGACGATTATGGCGGTTTGTTTGCTGCTCGCCTGTGGGCTGCTTGGAGCTGCTATATTTATGCCGAAGGAGCAGGCTCCAAGTGGCTGGACGACGCTAAATGAGGCTGTGGAAGCGGCATTGCCGCCAGAGCAAGGCAGTGAATCCGGTTCTGCTGGGGTGAAGCGCGAGGCTGGAGAGGGTATCGGCTTAGGGAAGCAGGCGGATGCAGAAGGACAGCAGGTGAATGCAGCGGCAAATGGCAGTAGTGGAAAACAGACCTCAAGCGGTGGCGGAGATGGGGGAAACGGAAGTGGGAAGCTGTCTGCTGCTGGGGGAATAGCAGAGGGAACGAGCTCATCTGGGGCAGAAAGTGCCGAGAAGATGATACAAGATGGAGAAAGTGTCGACGCTGGAGGAGCTGCAGAAGCTGGGGCTGGAACTAGCAATGGAATTAGCGGTCAGAATAGCAATGAGAATGGAAATGTAGCAGGCAACGGAAGCGGCGCTGTTGGGGCGGGGCAAAGCGAGACGGGTGAAGGGATAGCGACGTCGTCGACGGATTCGGGCAAGCTGGATATTAACCGAGCGACAGCTGAGGAGCTTGATGACCTGAAAGGGATCGGACCAGCCAAAGCTAAAGCGATTGTTGAAGATCGGGATAAAAATGGGCGCTTTACATCGGTCGATGACTTGCGGCGAGTGAAGGGAATCGGTCCTAAGCTGCTTCAGGGCATGAAAGACAGCATTGTCGCCAATCCTTAA
- a CDS encoding GNAT family N-acetyltransferase — translation MEQEQGKQQLLKYFQEWITFVETLEQQEEAVWELSLAPGKWSVREVVAHIALWDRYFLTTAIERLGQQQVLTLKHLDYNAFNENARLYGRYTSIAKLIRQTIQDREAIVGLIQALPEQQYAAEYIDSEGHPFRLQAYLTDFIAHDRHHMAQIKQLLDSAAIDSSSEERLQLKLEELSMNAWPALQVLMYEGWQLRLANGYTKRSNSIVPAACSGEELSRKIAYGEAFYTAHGLDTAYKITPFSQPPELDKTLALRGYDKIDPVYVKTASLNQMRKPAGGLDVRIDPFLSEAWLEAYTSMAKHTADERETLKNMFASPPFQTAFAVLYVEGAPAACGIGVMERGYIGLYAVVTSPDFRRRGFGEQLLLHILQWGKESGAEHSYLLVTHANEAANRLYDKLGFTLQYNYWYRVKKLAASH, via the coding sequence ATGGAGCAGGAGCAGGGAAAACAGCAGTTGCTTAAGTATTTTCAGGAATGGATTACATTTGTGGAGACGTTGGAGCAGCAGGAGGAAGCAGTATGGGAGCTAAGCTTGGCTCCGGGAAAATGGTCTGTTCGCGAAGTCGTCGCTCATATTGCGCTTTGGGATCGTTATTTTCTCACGACAGCAATTGAGAGATTGGGTCAGCAGCAGGTGCTGACGCTCAAGCATTTGGATTATAATGCTTTTAATGAAAATGCCCGTTTATATGGTCGCTATACTTCAATTGCCAAGCTGATCAGGCAGACGATTCAGGATCGTGAAGCGATTGTGGGGCTCATTCAAGCTTTGCCGGAGCAGCAATATGCGGCTGAATACATAGATAGCGAGGGGCATCCCTTCCGCCTGCAGGCGTATTTGACCGATTTTATCGCGCATGACCGGCATCATATGGCACAGATTAAGCAGCTTCTGGACAGCGCTGCAATAGATTCATCCTCGGAGGAGCGGCTTCAGCTCAAGCTGGAGGAGCTATCGATGAATGCTTGGCCTGCGCTGCAGGTGCTCATGTATGAGGGGTGGCAGCTCCGTCTGGCGAACGGCTATACAAAACGGTCAAACTCCATTGTGCCAGCAGCCTGCAGTGGGGAAGAGCTGTCGCGTAAAATCGCCTATGGCGAAGCTTTTTATACGGCGCATGGACTGGATACGGCCTATAAAATCACGCCTTTCTCCCAGCCGCCGGAGCTGGATAAGACGCTCGCGCTGCGCGGCTATGACAAGATAGACCCAGTTTACGTCAAGACGGCTTCCCTTAATCAAATGCGCAAACCGGCTGGCGGGCTGGACGTTCGCATAGATCCTTTTTTAAGCGAAGCTTGGCTGGAAGCTTATACGTCGATGGCGAAGCACACGGCTGATGAGCGGGAGACGCTGAAAAATATGTTTGCATCACCGCCGTTCCAGACGGCCTTTGCTGTGCTTTATGTAGAGGGAGCGCCGGCGGCTTGCGGTATTGGCGTTATGGAGCGGGGATATATCGGTTTGTATGCCGTCGTGACCTCACCAGATTTTCGCAGGCGTGGATTTGGCGAGCAGCTTCTGCTGCATATTTTGCAGTGGGGCAAGGAAAGTGGGGCGGAGCACAGTTATCTGCTCGTTACGCATGCCAATGAGGCGGCTAATCGCTTGTATGACAAGCTGGGTTTTACGCTGCAATACAACTACTGGTATCGGGTGAAAAAATTAGCGGCGTCCCATTAA
- a CDS encoding YwbE family protein, with translation MNGTNRAAVKPGQQVDIVLKQDQRTGKLTRGIVKDLLTNSGTHPHGIKVRLTDGQVGRVKHILPGE, from the coding sequence ATGAACGGAACGAATCGCGCGGCGGTCAAGCCGGGCCAGCAGGTCGATATTGTGCTAAAGCAGGATCAGCGTACGGGCAAGCTGACGAGAGGCATCGTCAAGGATTTGCTGACGAATTCCGGTACGCATCCGCACGGCATTAAAGTTCGGCTGACGGATGGGCAAGTGGGCCGTGTTAAGCATATTTTACCAGGGGAATAA
- a CDS encoding DEAD/DEAH box helicase, producing MSTDFTAMGVMPELASRLHENGITEPTPVQKKSIPVLLAGQDVIAQAQTGTGKTLAFALPILQRIQVHKEQVQALILTPTRELAIQITSELTKLAPTVGATVLAAYGGQDVVAQIRKLNNAPHIVVATPGRLLDHIRRETINLGKLKMLVLDEADQMLHMGFLPEVENIIAHMPRARQTMLFSATMPEAIKRLAANYMNTPVDIRIQSTHVTLDNIKQFVIETTDRGRERAVMQLIEQHNPYLAVIFCRTKVRAKKLNAALQDNGIPSDELHGDLTQAKREQVMKRFRDAKLQILVATDVAARGLDVEGVTHVYNFDVPQDSEIYIHRIGRTGRAGHQGTAVTLSSPHDRGAVAHIERSIDASLQRFTIDEEGQLTADNTKRSAAPAKAYGRDSSSSERGGRTRGGRDSGRSGQQGRRGGESSGGRGRQQAGGRGRGQQAERSSAPSKSGGGSPWEAASGGNTGNKRGGNGERSFSGGERSERSSGSRSFGGGERSERPSGPRSFGGGERSERPSGPRSFGGGERSERPSGPRSFGGGERSERPSGPRSFGSGERSERSSSGAPRSSGTRSSGGRSSGSGSGGRNSGGSSRGSSPSRGGGAGSSRGRKR from the coding sequence ATGTCAACTGATTTTACTGCAATGGGCGTCATGCCGGAGCTGGCCTCGCGTCTCCATGAGAACGGAATTACCGAGCCAACACCGGTTCAAAAAAAATCAATTCCCGTGCTGCTTGCGGGACAAGACGTCATTGCCCAAGCTCAAACCGGAACAGGCAAAACGCTTGCCTTTGCCTTGCCTATATTGCAGCGCATTCAAGTGCACAAGGAACAGGTGCAGGCGCTTATTTTGACTCCAACCCGCGAGCTCGCCATTCAAATTACGAGCGAGCTTACGAAGCTTGCTCCGACTGTTGGCGCTACGGTGCTAGCCGCTTACGGCGGACAAGATGTTGTCGCACAAATTCGCAAGCTGAACAACGCTCCCCATATCGTTGTTGCAACACCTGGTCGTTTGCTTGACCATATTCGCCGGGAGACGATCAACCTGGGCAAGCTGAAAATGCTCGTGCTGGATGAGGCTGACCAAATGCTGCATATGGGCTTCCTGCCGGAAGTCGAGAACATTATCGCGCATATGCCTAGAGCCCGCCAGACGATGCTGTTTTCGGCTACGATGCCGGAAGCGATTAAGCGCCTTGCTGCGAACTATATGAATACGCCAGTCGATATTCGTATTCAAAGCACGCATGTGACGCTCGACAACATTAAGCAATTCGTCATCGAAACAACGGATCGCGGACGTGAACGTGCCGTTATGCAGCTCATTGAGCAGCATAACCCATATTTGGCCGTTATTTTCTGCCGGACGAAGGTGCGGGCCAAAAAACTGAATGCTGCTTTGCAGGATAATGGCATTCCTTCGGACGAGCTGCATGGCGATTTGACGCAAGCGAAGCGCGAGCAGGTCATGAAGCGTTTCCGCGATGCCAAGCTGCAAATTCTCGTCGCAACGGATGTCGCTGCGCGCGGACTTGATGTAGAAGGCGTTACTCATGTGTACAACTTTGATGTGCCGCAGGATTCGGAAATTTATATTCACCGTATCGGCCGTACAGGCCGTGCAGGTCATCAAGGTACAGCAGTAACTCTCTCTTCACCGCATGATCGCGGCGCAGTTGCTCATATCGAGCGCAGCATTGATGCTTCCCTGCAGCGCTTTACGATTGACGAAGAAGGCCAATTAACAGCTGACAATACGAAGCGCTCAGCAGCTCCAGCCAAGGCATATGGCAGAGATTCCTCCTCGTCAGAGCGTGGCGGAAGAACACGCGGTGGACGCGATTCGGGACGTTCCGGCCAGCAAGGACGCCGAGGCGGCGAATCCTCTGGTGGTCGCGGACGTCAGCAAGCTGGCGGCAGAGGCCGTGGGCAGCAGGCTGAACGGTCATCAGCTCCAAGCAAATCGGGCGGCGGCAGCCCATGGGAAGCAGCAAGCGGCGGCAATACTGGAAACAAGCGTGGCGGCAATGGAGAGCGTAGCTTCAGTGGTGGCGAGCGCAGCGAACGTTCCTCTGGTTCTCGCAGCTTCGGTGGCGGCGAACGCAGTGAACGGCCTTCCGGTCCTCGCAGCTTCGGCGGCGGCGAGCGCAGCGAACGGCCTTCCGGTCCTCGCAGCTTCGGTGGCGGCGAACGCAGCGAACGGCCTTCCGGTCCTCGCAGCTTCGGCGGCGGCGAACGCAGCGAACGGCCTTCCGGTCCTCGCAGCTTCGGTAGCGGCGAGCGCAGCGAACGTTCCTCCTCCGGTGCACCGCGCAGCTCTGGAACACGCAGTTCCGGTGGACGCAGCTCCGGTTCTGGCAGCGGCGGTCGCAATTCCGGCGGTTCCAGCCGCGGATCCAGCCCTTCCCGTGGCGGCGGAGCTGGAAGCAGTCGCGGTCGCAAAAGATAA